Proteins encoded within one genomic window of Ranitomeya variabilis isolate aRanVar5 chromosome 4, aRanVar5.hap1, whole genome shotgun sequence:
- the LOC143770414 gene encoding interferon-inducible GTPase 5-like yields the protein MQDTLEKELPEHKRHIFLMCLPKISLPVLEKKRQALRKDIWKWALYFYAGSVVSILSVPCGVHILRTVMIGYQKAFGMDENSLKKLADKFSIDVSELRSVIKSPIVVQEINEEIVNTLLETWAKENAIIQYLRTIPLLCNLAPADIPFGTAYQMLCDFLNKTAEDAERVLMKALELPI from the coding sequence ATGCAAGACACTCTAGAAAAAGAGCTTCCAGAACACAAAAGACACATATTCCTGATGTGTCTACCCAAAATTTCTCTACCAGTCCTTGAGAAGAAGCGTCAGGCTCTCAGGAAGGACATATGGAAGTGGGCCTTATATTTTTATGCAGGGTCTGTAGTCTCAATCCTGTCTGTACCTTGTGGTGTACACATTCTGAGGACAGTAATGATAGGCTACCAGAAAGCTTTTGGCATGGATGAAAACTCTTTGAAAAAGTTGGCAGACAAGTTTAGTATAGACGTCAGTGAATTAAGATCTGTGATTAAGTCCCCTATAGTCGTACAAGAGATAAATGAAGAGATTGTCAACACTTTATTAGAGACATGGGCCAAGGAGAATGCCATAATTCAGTATCTTCGCACTATCCCATTGCTATGTAACCTAGCACCAGCGGACATCCCTTTTGGTACCGCTTACCAGATGCTCTGTGACTTCCTTAATAAGACTGCAGAGGATGCTGAGCGTGTTCTTATGAAGGCATTAGAGTTGCCCATCTAA